In the Oryzias latipes chromosome 9, ASM223467v1 genome, one interval contains:
- the c7 gene encoding complement component C7 isoform X2 — translation MKNILCLCAAAVPWLLFHFATRAFCLRINCMWGSYGSWSECDPCTKLQTRSRAMVVYAQFGGNPCSGMRSESRPCETTQGCPLDDGCRDRFRCRSGKCISKSLVCNGDQDCEEDGLDENGCTNRNFVTCEHTMTPPNVNLVGLGFDVVTGKRRGSVINTRSFGGQCRTIFSGVHKNFYRLPLSTIQYNFLVKVQNDFSDEMFSSKWHYAKDVVNRETVTGTTKGYSNYDFHETHDTSQYHRLLVLKNDIEVVQFQSNSPQYIPIAEEFWKALAKLPSVYDYTAYRKVLERFGTHYVSQGTLGGFLKIIMSIDSESEKYLAVESKKFHECEKKVRFILIFPLIITKCKKGDKTTITPRGYSTNNVVAKVDVEGGGLSHSAALQRMQLDDASKNWEMYSNWADSIRSFPKIIKQKLRPLSELVKDVQCAGVKKLYLRRAIEQYRAENDPCHCQPCRNNGIAVMDGDECKCICKPGTSGVACEQGTEVEGQQGVIHGSWTCWSAWSTCSRGQRSRSRRCQNPAPQNGGQHCIGDTVEMSSCDEEDLEYLKTMEPQCFDNTLPPSQKCETPPALINGFIMNPKDVYLVGGRVEYSCIAGFHVLGNSILECSVDQTWSPSLGQCTASSCKLKFLNEEVLASPLKPSYDIGEAVTLSCPVGRTLQGEDRILCDSSLNFSPDPAEITCSQETPPSPITPTVSCEAWEKPSRDKCICRIPHECSPSLDICGTLPGSGKLIPMTVCKMHALKCNKKNFEIAEYSDCVWPQRNTLNCSSCHMWEKCDDTTSSCRCKELAECLNSGINVCVRVGEDDTASTQTMSECEAGVRRCNGEKVSVVSILPCAS, via the exons ATGAAG AACATTTTGTGTCTCTGCGCTGCTGCTGTGCCATGGCTTCTCTTCCACTTTGCAACCAGAGC gttttgccTCAGGATTAACTGTATGTGGGGGTCTTATGGCAGCTGGTCAGAGTGTGATCCCTGCACCAAGTTACAG ACCAGGAGCCGAGCCATGGTCGTGTACGCTCAGTTTGGTGGGAACCCCTGCAGTGGCATGCGGTCTGAAAGCAGGCCTTGTGAAACGACACAGGGTTGCCCCTTAGATGATGGGTGTAGAGACCGTTTCCGCTGCCGATCTG GCAAGTGTATTAGCAAATCTCTGGTGTGTAATGGAGACCAAGACTGCGAGGAAGATGGGCTTGATGAGAATGGCTGCACCAACCGAAATTTTGTTACGTGTGAACACACAATGACCCCTCCTAATGTTAATCTGGTGGGTCTTGG GTTTGATGTTGTCACTGGAAAGCGAAGAGGCAGTGTTATCAATACAAGGAGCTTTGGGGGCCAGTGTCGAACCATCTTTAGTGGCGTCCACAAGAATTTCTATCGACTGCCTCTCAGCACCATTCAGTACAATTTCTTG GTTAAGGTGCAGAATGACTTCAGTGACGAGATGTTCAGCAGTAAGTGGCATTACGCCAAGGATGTTGTCAACCGAGAAACGGTGACTGGGACCACGAAAGGATATAGTAACTATGACTTTCATGAGACACACGACACATCTCAG TACCACAGGCTTCTAGTGTTAAAGAACGACATAGAAGTGGTACAGTTCCAGAGCAACTCCCCACAGTACATCCCAATTGCAGAGGAATTCTGGAAGGCCTTGGCCAAACTTCCATCTGTCTATGACTACACCGCTTACAGGAAGGTTTTAGAGAGGTTCGGCACTCACTATGTGTCTCAGGGAACCCTGGGGGGCTTCTTGAAAATCATCATGTCCATTGATTCGGAAAGTGAAAAATACCTGG ctgtTGAATCAAAGAAGTTTCATGAATGTGAGAAGAAGGTTCGCTTTATCCTAATATTCCCCCTCATAATAACGAAGTGTAAAAAAGGGGACAAAACAACGATAACACCCCGAG GTTATTCTACCAACAATGTAGTGGCAAAAGTGGATGTGGAAGGAGGAGGCCTTTCCCACTCCGCTGcgctgcagaggatgcagcTTGATGATGCAAGCAAGAACTGGGAAATGTACTCAAACTGGGCTGATTCCATCAGATCTTTTCcaaaaatcataaaacaaaag CTGCGGCCGCTGTCAGAGCTGGTGAAGGACGTTCAGTGTGCTGGAGTGAAGAAGCTGTACCTGCGCAGAGCCATAGAACAATACCGTGCAGAAAATGACCCGTGCCACTGCCAGCCCTGCAGAAACAATGGCATAGCCGTCATGGATGGTGATGAGTGCAAATGCATCTGTAAGCCTGGCACATCAGGGGTGGCTTGTGAGCAGGGAACGGAGGTTGAGGGGCAGCAAG GAGTGATCCACGGGAGTTGGACTTGCTGGTCTGCTTGGTCAACGTGCTCCAGGGGTCAAAGGTCTCGAAGTCGCCGTTGCCAAAACCCTGCACCCCAGAACGGTGGACAGCACTGCATCGGTGACACGGTTGAGATGTCTTCCTGTGATGAAGAAGACCTGGAATACCTGAA gacCATGGAGCCTCAGTGCTTTGACAATACTCTGCCACCAAGTCAGAAGTGTGAAACTCCCCCAGCTCTGATCAATGGGTTTATTATG AATCCAAAGGATGTTTACCTTGTGGGGGGTAGAGTTGAATACAGCTGCATTGCAGGTTTCCATGTACTTGGAAACAGCATCCTGGAATGCAGTGTTGACCAAACCTGGTCTCCAAGCCTTGGCCAGTGCACAG cttcaTCTTGCAAACTGAAATTTCTCAATGAGGAGGTTCTAGCTTCTCCTCTGAAGCCATCTTATGACATCGGTGAGGCTGTCACTTTGTCTTGTCCGGTGGGCAGAACTTTACAGGGAGAAGACAGAATCCTTTGCGACTCCAGTTTGAATTTTTCCCCAGATCCTGCTGAAATTACATGCAGCCAAG AAACCCCACCTTCGCCCATCACTCCCACAGTGAGCTGTGAGGCATGGGAGAAACCCTCCAGAGACAAATGCATTTGCAGAATCCCTCACGAATGCAG tCCGTCTCTGGACATCTGTGGCACACTTCCAGGAAGTGGAAAACTCATCCCAATGACTGTGTGCAAAATGCATGCCCTCAAGTGTAATAAGAAGAACTTTGAAATAGCAGAGTACAGCGATTGTGTGTGGCCTCAGCGTAACACACTCAACTGCAGCTCCTGCCACATGTGGGAGAAGTGTGATG ATACAACCAGCAGCTGTCGCTGTAAGGAGCTTGCAGAATGTTTGAACTCTGGCATAAACGTGTGTGTCCGTGTTGGTGAGGATGACACTGCGTCCACACAGACCATGAGTGAATGTGAAGCAGGAGTTCGACGATGTAATGGAGAAAAAGTGTCTGTTGTCAGTATCCTGCCCTGCGCTTCCTGA
- the c7 gene encoding complement component C7 isoform X1, giving the protein MKNILCLCAAAVPWLLFHFATRAFCLRINCMWGSYGSWSECDPCTKLQTRSRAMVVYAQFGGNPCSGMRSESRPCETTQGCPLDDGCRDRFRCRSGKCISKSLVCNGDQDCEEDGLDENGCTNRNFVTCEHTMTPPNVNLVGLGFDVVTGKRRGSVINTRSFGGQCRTIFSGVHKNFYRLPLSTIQYNFLVKVQNDFSDEMFSSKWHYAKDVVNRETVTGTTKGYSNYDFHETHDTSQYHRLLVLKNDIEVVQFQSNSPQYIPIAEEFWKALAKLPSVYDYTAYRKVLERFGTHYVSQGTLGGFLKIIMSIDSESEKYLAVESKKFHECEKKVRFILIFPLIITKCKKGDKTTITPRGYSTNNVVAKVDVEGGGLSHSAALQRMQLDDASKNWEMYSNWADSIRSFPKIIKQKLRPLSELVKDVQCAGVKKLYLRRAIEQYRAENDPCHCQPCRNNGIAVMDGDECKCICKPGTSGVACEQGTEVEGQQGVIHGSWTCWSAWSTCSRGQRSRSRRCQNPAPQNGGQHCIGDTVEMSSCDEEDLEYLKTMEPQCFDNTLPPSQKCETPPALINGFIMNPKDVYLVGGRVEYSCIAGFHVLGNSILECSVDQTWSPSLGQCTASSCKLKFLNEEVLASPLKPSYDIGEAVTLSCPVGRTLQGEDRILCDSSLNFSPDPAEITCSQEETPPSPITPTVSCEAWEKPSRDKCICRIPHECSPSLDICGTLPGSGKLIPMTVCKMHALKCNKKNFEIAEYSDCVWPQRNTLNCSSCHMWEKCDDTTSSCRCKELAECLNSGINVCVRVGEDDTASTQTMSECEAGVRRCNGEKVSVVSILPCAS; this is encoded by the exons ATGAAG AACATTTTGTGTCTCTGCGCTGCTGCTGTGCCATGGCTTCTCTTCCACTTTGCAACCAGAGC gttttgccTCAGGATTAACTGTATGTGGGGGTCTTATGGCAGCTGGTCAGAGTGTGATCCCTGCACCAAGTTACAG ACCAGGAGCCGAGCCATGGTCGTGTACGCTCAGTTTGGTGGGAACCCCTGCAGTGGCATGCGGTCTGAAAGCAGGCCTTGTGAAACGACACAGGGTTGCCCCTTAGATGATGGGTGTAGAGACCGTTTCCGCTGCCGATCTG GCAAGTGTATTAGCAAATCTCTGGTGTGTAATGGAGACCAAGACTGCGAGGAAGATGGGCTTGATGAGAATGGCTGCACCAACCGAAATTTTGTTACGTGTGAACACACAATGACCCCTCCTAATGTTAATCTGGTGGGTCTTGG GTTTGATGTTGTCACTGGAAAGCGAAGAGGCAGTGTTATCAATACAAGGAGCTTTGGGGGCCAGTGTCGAACCATCTTTAGTGGCGTCCACAAGAATTTCTATCGACTGCCTCTCAGCACCATTCAGTACAATTTCTTG GTTAAGGTGCAGAATGACTTCAGTGACGAGATGTTCAGCAGTAAGTGGCATTACGCCAAGGATGTTGTCAACCGAGAAACGGTGACTGGGACCACGAAAGGATATAGTAACTATGACTTTCATGAGACACACGACACATCTCAG TACCACAGGCTTCTAGTGTTAAAGAACGACATAGAAGTGGTACAGTTCCAGAGCAACTCCCCACAGTACATCCCAATTGCAGAGGAATTCTGGAAGGCCTTGGCCAAACTTCCATCTGTCTATGACTACACCGCTTACAGGAAGGTTTTAGAGAGGTTCGGCACTCACTATGTGTCTCAGGGAACCCTGGGGGGCTTCTTGAAAATCATCATGTCCATTGATTCGGAAAGTGAAAAATACCTGG ctgtTGAATCAAAGAAGTTTCATGAATGTGAGAAGAAGGTTCGCTTTATCCTAATATTCCCCCTCATAATAACGAAGTGTAAAAAAGGGGACAAAACAACGATAACACCCCGAG GTTATTCTACCAACAATGTAGTGGCAAAAGTGGATGTGGAAGGAGGAGGCCTTTCCCACTCCGCTGcgctgcagaggatgcagcTTGATGATGCAAGCAAGAACTGGGAAATGTACTCAAACTGGGCTGATTCCATCAGATCTTTTCcaaaaatcataaaacaaaag CTGCGGCCGCTGTCAGAGCTGGTGAAGGACGTTCAGTGTGCTGGAGTGAAGAAGCTGTACCTGCGCAGAGCCATAGAACAATACCGTGCAGAAAATGACCCGTGCCACTGCCAGCCCTGCAGAAACAATGGCATAGCCGTCATGGATGGTGATGAGTGCAAATGCATCTGTAAGCCTGGCACATCAGGGGTGGCTTGTGAGCAGGGAACGGAGGTTGAGGGGCAGCAAG GAGTGATCCACGGGAGTTGGACTTGCTGGTCTGCTTGGTCAACGTGCTCCAGGGGTCAAAGGTCTCGAAGTCGCCGTTGCCAAAACCCTGCACCCCAGAACGGTGGACAGCACTGCATCGGTGACACGGTTGAGATGTCTTCCTGTGATGAAGAAGACCTGGAATACCTGAA gacCATGGAGCCTCAGTGCTTTGACAATACTCTGCCACCAAGTCAGAAGTGTGAAACTCCCCCAGCTCTGATCAATGGGTTTATTATG AATCCAAAGGATGTTTACCTTGTGGGGGGTAGAGTTGAATACAGCTGCATTGCAGGTTTCCATGTACTTGGAAACAGCATCCTGGAATGCAGTGTTGACCAAACCTGGTCTCCAAGCCTTGGCCAGTGCACAG cttcaTCTTGCAAACTGAAATTTCTCAATGAGGAGGTTCTAGCTTCTCCTCTGAAGCCATCTTATGACATCGGTGAGGCTGTCACTTTGTCTTGTCCGGTGGGCAGAACTTTACAGGGAGAAGACAGAATCCTTTGCGACTCCAGTTTGAATTTTTCCCCAGATCCTGCTGAAATTACATGCAGCCAAG AAGAAACCCCACCTTCGCCCATCACTCCCACAGTGAGCTGTGAGGCATGGGAGAAACCCTCCAGAGACAAATGCATTTGCAGAATCCCTCACGAATGCAG tCCGTCTCTGGACATCTGTGGCACACTTCCAGGAAGTGGAAAACTCATCCCAATGACTGTGTGCAAAATGCATGCCCTCAAGTGTAATAAGAAGAACTTTGAAATAGCAGAGTACAGCGATTGTGTGTGGCCTCAGCGTAACACACTCAACTGCAGCTCCTGCCACATGTGGGAGAAGTGTGATG ATACAACCAGCAGCTGTCGCTGTAAGGAGCTTGCAGAATGTTTGAACTCTGGCATAAACGTGTGTGTCCGTGTTGGTGAGGATGACACTGCGTCCACACAGACCATGAGTGAATGTGAAGCAGGAGTTCGACGATGTAATGGAGAAAAAGTGTCTGTTGTCAGTATCCTGCCCTGCGCTTCCTGA
- the c7 gene encoding complement component C7 isoform X3 — MKNILCLCAAAVPWLLFHFATRAFCLRINCMWGSYGSWSECDPCTKLQVKVQNDFSDEMFSSKWHYAKDVVNRETVTGTTKGYSNYDFHETHDTSQYHRLLVLKNDIEVVQFQSNSPQYIPIAEEFWKALAKLPSVYDYTAYRKVLERFGTHYVSQGTLGGFLKIIMSIDSESEKYLAVESKKFHECEKKVRFILIFPLIITKCKKGDKTTITPRGYSTNNVVAKVDVEGGGLSHSAALQRMQLDDASKNWEMYSNWADSIRSFPKIIKQKLRPLSELVKDVQCAGVKKLYLRRAIEQYRAENDPCHCQPCRNNGIAVMDGDECKCICKPGTSGVACEQGTEVEGQQGVIHGSWTCWSAWSTCSRGQRSRSRRCQNPAPQNGGQHCIGDTVEMSSCDEEDLEYLKTMEPQCFDNTLPPSQKCETPPALINGFIMNPKDVYLVGGRVEYSCIAGFHVLGNSILECSVDQTWSPSLGQCTASSCKLKFLNEEVLASPLKPSYDIGEAVTLSCPVGRTLQGEDRILCDSSLNFSPDPAEITCSQEETPPSPITPTVSCEAWEKPSRDKCICRIPHECSPSLDICGTLPGSGKLIPMTVCKMHALKCNKKNFEIAEYSDCVWPQRNTLNCSSCHMWEKCDDTTSSCRCKELAECLNSGINVCVRVGEDDTASTQTMSECEAGVRRCNGEKVSVVSILPCAS, encoded by the exons ATGAAG AACATTTTGTGTCTCTGCGCTGCTGCTGTGCCATGGCTTCTCTTCCACTTTGCAACCAGAGC gttttgccTCAGGATTAACTGTATGTGGGGGTCTTATGGCAGCTGGTCAGAGTGTGATCCCTGCACCAAGTTACAG GTTAAGGTGCAGAATGACTTCAGTGACGAGATGTTCAGCAGTAAGTGGCATTACGCCAAGGATGTTGTCAACCGAGAAACGGTGACTGGGACCACGAAAGGATATAGTAACTATGACTTTCATGAGACACACGACACATCTCAG TACCACAGGCTTCTAGTGTTAAAGAACGACATAGAAGTGGTACAGTTCCAGAGCAACTCCCCACAGTACATCCCAATTGCAGAGGAATTCTGGAAGGCCTTGGCCAAACTTCCATCTGTCTATGACTACACCGCTTACAGGAAGGTTTTAGAGAGGTTCGGCACTCACTATGTGTCTCAGGGAACCCTGGGGGGCTTCTTGAAAATCATCATGTCCATTGATTCGGAAAGTGAAAAATACCTGG ctgtTGAATCAAAGAAGTTTCATGAATGTGAGAAGAAGGTTCGCTTTATCCTAATATTCCCCCTCATAATAACGAAGTGTAAAAAAGGGGACAAAACAACGATAACACCCCGAG GTTATTCTACCAACAATGTAGTGGCAAAAGTGGATGTGGAAGGAGGAGGCCTTTCCCACTCCGCTGcgctgcagaggatgcagcTTGATGATGCAAGCAAGAACTGGGAAATGTACTCAAACTGGGCTGATTCCATCAGATCTTTTCcaaaaatcataaaacaaaag CTGCGGCCGCTGTCAGAGCTGGTGAAGGACGTTCAGTGTGCTGGAGTGAAGAAGCTGTACCTGCGCAGAGCCATAGAACAATACCGTGCAGAAAATGACCCGTGCCACTGCCAGCCCTGCAGAAACAATGGCATAGCCGTCATGGATGGTGATGAGTGCAAATGCATCTGTAAGCCTGGCACATCAGGGGTGGCTTGTGAGCAGGGAACGGAGGTTGAGGGGCAGCAAG GAGTGATCCACGGGAGTTGGACTTGCTGGTCTGCTTGGTCAACGTGCTCCAGGGGTCAAAGGTCTCGAAGTCGCCGTTGCCAAAACCCTGCACCCCAGAACGGTGGACAGCACTGCATCGGTGACACGGTTGAGATGTCTTCCTGTGATGAAGAAGACCTGGAATACCTGAA gacCATGGAGCCTCAGTGCTTTGACAATACTCTGCCACCAAGTCAGAAGTGTGAAACTCCCCCAGCTCTGATCAATGGGTTTATTATG AATCCAAAGGATGTTTACCTTGTGGGGGGTAGAGTTGAATACAGCTGCATTGCAGGTTTCCATGTACTTGGAAACAGCATCCTGGAATGCAGTGTTGACCAAACCTGGTCTCCAAGCCTTGGCCAGTGCACAG cttcaTCTTGCAAACTGAAATTTCTCAATGAGGAGGTTCTAGCTTCTCCTCTGAAGCCATCTTATGACATCGGTGAGGCTGTCACTTTGTCTTGTCCGGTGGGCAGAACTTTACAGGGAGAAGACAGAATCCTTTGCGACTCCAGTTTGAATTTTTCCCCAGATCCTGCTGAAATTACATGCAGCCAAG AAGAAACCCCACCTTCGCCCATCACTCCCACAGTGAGCTGTGAGGCATGGGAGAAACCCTCCAGAGACAAATGCATTTGCAGAATCCCTCACGAATGCAG tCCGTCTCTGGACATCTGTGGCACACTTCCAGGAAGTGGAAAACTCATCCCAATGACTGTGTGCAAAATGCATGCCCTCAAGTGTAATAAGAAGAACTTTGAAATAGCAGAGTACAGCGATTGTGTGTGGCCTCAGCGTAACACACTCAACTGCAGCTCCTGCCACATGTGGGAGAAGTGTGATG ATACAACCAGCAGCTGTCGCTGTAAGGAGCTTGCAGAATGTTTGAACTCTGGCATAAACGTGTGTGTCCGTGTTGGTGAGGATGACACTGCGTCCACACAGACCATGAGTGAATGTGAAGCAGGAGTTCGACGATGTAATGGAGAAAAAGTGTCTGTTGTCAGTATCCTGCCCTGCGCTTCCTGA
- the rgs7bp gene encoding regulator of G-protein signaling 7-binding protein has translation MSSASNGRKNRPRSTGNIFQIGKPPHRDPQRRESTESTRKAQRAVADCRMIVQEFNTLVALYRELVISIGEITVDCPSLRAEMLKTRTKGCEMARAAHHSLSLISGPEDGEIHPEICRLFIQLQCCLEMYITEMLKSVCMLGSLQLHMKGKDPCGPPGVDSKTEDSDIPILEDTSSSPTDCSQLCWVLANDIENIEKDMREMKNLLSKLRETMPLPLKNQDDSSLLNLTPYPLVRQRKRRFFGLCCLVTS, from the exons ATGAGTTCTGCATCGAATGGGCGCAAAAATCGCCCCAGATCCACCGGGAACATCTTCCAGATCGGAAAGCCTCCTCATCGAGACCCACAGAGGAGGGAGAGCACCGAAAGTACCCGCAAAGCCCAGCGCGCCGTGGCCGACTGCAGAATG ATCGTCCAAGAATTCAATACACTCGTGGCTCTGTATCGTGAGCTGGTCATCTCCATCGGGGAAATCACTGTGGACTGTCCGTCCTTACGGGCCGAAATGCTCAAGACCCGAACGAAAGGCTGCGAGATGGCAAGAGCGGCTCACCACAGCCTCTCCCTGATCTCTGG ACCAGAGGATGGGGAAATCCACCCCGAGATCTGCCGGCTGTTCATCCAGCTTCAGTGCTGTCTGGAAATGTACATCACAGAAATGCTGAAATCTGTCTGCATGCTGGGATCCTTACAGCTCCACATGAAAG GTAAAGATCCATGCGGCCCGCCAGGCGTTGACAGTAAGACTGAAGACTCCGACATACCCATCCTGGAGGACACTTCGTCCTCACCGACGGATTGTTCTCAGCTCTGCTGGGTGTTAGCCAATGACATAGAGAACATAGAAAA GGATATGAGAGAGATGAAGAACCTTCTCAGTAAACTCAGGGAGACAATGCCTTTACCACTGAAGAACCAAG ATGACAGCAGTTTGCTGAATCTGACTCCCTACCCACTTGTCCGACAGAGGAAGAGGCGGTTCTTTGGGCTCTGTTGCCTGGTAACCAGCTAA